A DNA window from Halomonas zincidurans B6 contains the following coding sequences:
- a CDS encoding polysaccharide pyruvyl transferase family protein, with the protein MLILESPRCFKAQAKGQNLRTVHVLPPVHVEVISWPSSRDEFHTQRRRAYYRKIEGKGNMKMVDIDASPEDICREILSAEHVFSSSLHGIVFSHALERPVTFVQPIHESLLKFKDYYSSIGIDLPKPLEGFEGKFMSGVGLSPVTLNYMEEDFLMPGPEYLKSAGVMVR; encoded by the coding sequence GTGCTGATCCTTGAGAGTCCAAGGTGCTTCAAGGCCCAGGCCAAGGGTCAGAATCTGCGTACTGTTCATGTCCTGCCTCCTGTCCATGTGGAGGTCATATCCTGGCCCAGTTCAAGGGACGAATTCCACACCCAACGACGAAGAGCCTATTATAGAAAGATCGAAGGCAAAGGCAATATGAAGATGGTTGATATAGATGCTTCTCCTGAAGATATATGCCGTGAAATACTAAGCGCTGAACACGTATTTAGCTCATCTCTGCATGGCATTGTGTTTTCGCATGCATTAGAGAGACCTGTTACGTTTGTACAGCCTATTCATGAATCCTTGTTGAAATTTAAAGACTATTATTCTTCTATTGGAATAGATTTGCCTAAGCCATTAGAGGGGTTTGAGGGAAAATTCATGTCAGGGGTTGGCCTGAGCCCTGTAACGCTTAATTATATGGAAGAGGATTTCTTAATGCCTGGCCCTGAATATCTCAAGAGTGCAGGGGTTATGGTTCGGTAA
- a CDS encoding beta strand repeat-containing protein, translating to MLKADARTLTTGVDNLTGTEGDDTFLAAEVDVFNNFDSIDGGAGRDTLRIDASSANAINGDISNIEVLSVEGDTSATYDVSTLDGLEQINFVGTTSAPSVTGLTANQTVSFTDSEDANATGGLVFTNLTVASGSTVNVALQDSMVNFNITAASNAVDTLNATTKGTSTLSLTGGTAPALAANLATFAVAASGELTLAGGSIGSDVDGEVTFNASESTGNITVTDAVLDNVTNVMGGAGNDDFGALNAATSVEAGAGDDTIDLSNNSAESITVNAGAGDDRILVGGLATVSGSIDGGEGNDTVVLSDSSFSTQGYDQFSVLQNVESLEFTAADATVDAAQLSGYSQFTFTASAANVTVSNLSAQQSVIVEGDNAGTAQTLNLTENVASTVNVASQYDATVDANTASTVTLTVADADSAVTADTLNLSGNGNFSFDNSAGETFASVDASAMTGELTYTNVMAVEESITLGADNGVDTLNVAGGSTYGSMDVITNFDSTIDGDADITADMLTGITGAYASVDASEATSLNDAFATAAADGAASTGVFFQFEDNTYAFSDTSGNSQYDDADFAIQIVGTHDLSANNDAYTAPAV from the coding sequence TTGCTTAAAGCCGATGCTAGGACGCTCACTACAGGTGTCGATAATCTGACCGGTACTGAGGGCGACGACACCTTCTTGGCGGCCGAAGTCGACGTTTTCAATAATTTCGATTCTATCGATGGTGGTGCTGGCCGTGACACGCTTCGCATCGATGCTAGCTCTGCAAATGCTATTAACGGTGACATTTCCAACATCGAAGTGCTGAGTGTTGAGGGTGACACGTCCGCTACTTACGATGTTTCTACTCTTGATGGCCTTGAGCAGATCAACTTTGTAGGTACGACGTCAGCGCCTAGCGTTACTGGCTTGACCGCTAACCAGACGGTTAGCTTTACCGATAGCGAAGATGCAAACGCCACCGGCGGTCTTGTATTTACCAACTTGACCGTGGCTTCCGGCTCGACTGTCAATGTGGCGCTGCAGGATTCCATGGTGAATTTCAATATCACCGCAGCTTCCAATGCCGTCGACACATTGAATGCCACCACCAAGGGTACCTCTACCCTTAGCTTGACCGGTGGGACAGCTCCCGCTCTTGCAGCTAACTTGGCTACTTTTGCTGTTGCAGCTTCCGGCGAGCTGACCCTTGCGGGCGGTAGCATTGGTTCTGATGTGGATGGCGAGGTCACCTTCAACGCCTCTGAGTCAACTGGCAACATCACAGTTACAGATGCTGTTTTGGATAACGTGACCAATGTCATGGGTGGCGCAGGCAACGACGACTTCGGTGCGCTCAACGCAGCAACTTCCGTCGAAGCCGGTGCCGGCGATGACACCATCGACCTGTCTAATAACAGCGCAGAAAGCATTACCGTGAACGCTGGTGCCGGAGACGACCGCATTCTTGTGGGTGGCCTGGCTACCGTTTCAGGCAGCATCGATGGCGGTGAAGGCAACGACACCGTCGTCCTGTCCGATTCAAGCTTCAGCACCCAGGGTTACGATCAGTTCAGCGTCCTTCAGAATGTCGAGAGTCTTGAGTTCACCGCTGCGGATGCCACCGTTGATGCCGCTCAGCTGTCTGGATATAGCCAGTTCACTTTCACTGCTTCCGCTGCGAACGTGACTGTCAGCAACCTTTCAGCTCAACAATCAGTGATTGTTGAGGGCGACAACGCTGGCACAGCGCAGACGCTGAATCTTACTGAAAATGTGGCGAGCACAGTCAACGTGGCCTCTCAGTATGACGCAACCGTTGATGCAAACACGGCTAGTACTGTCACGCTGACTGTTGCAGATGCTGATTCTGCAGTCACTGCCGACACGCTGAACCTGTCGGGCAACGGCAACTTCAGCTTCGATAATAGCGCAGGCGAAACCTTCGCATCCGTCGATGCGTCTGCCATGACCGGTGAGCTGACTTACACCAACGTGATGGCTGTTGAAGAGTCCATCACGCTGGGCGCCGACAATGGTGTCGACACGCTGAACGTCGCTGGTGGTTCTACCTACGGCAGCATGGATGTCATCACCAACTTCGACAGCACTATCGACGGAGATGCGGATATTACCGCTGATATGCTGACCGGCATCACGGGAGCGTATGCTTCGGTTGACGCTTCCGAGGCCACCAGCCTTAATGACGCTTTCGCCACCGCAGCGGCTGACGGTGCAGCGTCTACTGGTGTGTTCTTCCAGTTCGAAGATAATACCTACGCATTCTCCGACACTAGCGGCAACAGTCAGTATGACGACGCTGATTTTGCTATCCAGATCGTCGGTACTCACGACCTGTCTGCTAACAACGACGCATATACTGCTCCTGCAGTATAA
- a CDS encoding SapC family protein, whose product MSQWIAVSRTQHADSYFWPRQGYGFAAQEQVVPILIAELTKLLPHYTLGFIQQGEGSHQSSHQHYQPVALTGLGGERNLYVHSDGRWLASYVPSILWGYPFRMAKADNDQPVLAIEQDSLTDEPSAQPLFDEEGNLTDKVQQTLNFLTQCDKNRQVTHAASRVLGESGLIEPWPLKLERGEGQEPLTVQGLYRINEKALNELDAESFANLRSHGALALAYAQLFSMSQLSQLAERAKFHAKQQTGQPEAENIDNLLGGDDDDLTFDFGD is encoded by the coding sequence ATGAGCCAATGGATCGCGGTATCCCGCACCCAACACGCCGACAGCTACTTCTGGCCCCGCCAGGGCTATGGCTTCGCCGCCCAGGAACAGGTCGTGCCGATCCTGATCGCCGAGCTGACCAAGCTGTTGCCGCATTACACGCTGGGCTTTATCCAGCAGGGCGAAGGCTCTCACCAAAGCTCTCATCAACATTATCAGCCCGTCGCCCTGACCGGGCTGGGTGGGGAGCGTAACCTGTATGTGCATTCCGATGGTCGCTGGCTGGCGAGCTACGTGCCGTCGATCCTGTGGGGTTATCCCTTCCGGATGGCCAAGGCCGACAACGACCAGCCGGTGCTGGCGATCGAGCAGGACAGTCTGACCGACGAGCCTTCCGCCCAACCGCTGTTCGACGAAGAAGGCAACCTGACCGACAAGGTCCAGCAGACGCTGAACTTCCTCACCCAATGCGACAAGAATCGGCAGGTCACCCATGCGGCCAGTCGTGTATTGGGCGAGAGCGGGTTGATCGAGCCTTGGCCGCTCAAGCTCGAACGCGGGGAAGGGCAGGAACCGCTCACGGTGCAGGGGCTGTATCGCATCAACGAGAAGGCCTTGAATGAGTTGGACGCAGAAAGCTTCGCCAATCTACGTAGTCATGGTGCGTTGGCGTTGGCCTATGCCCAGCTGTTTTCCATGAGCCAGCTGTCGCAACTGGCTGAGAGAGCGAAGTTTCACGCCAAGCAGCAGACAGGCCAGCCGGAAGCCGAGAATATCGATAACCTGTTGGGAGGTGATGACGACGATTTGACCTTCGATTTTGGCGATTGA
- a CDS encoding sugar ABC transporter ATP-binding protein has protein sequence MNKSDEPLLEMTDICKTFGGVKALQSVALTAWAGEVHALMGENGAGKSTLMKVLSGALAPDSGGEVRVAGRVMPTGDTRLSKAHGIAVIYQELSLAPNLTVAQNIFLGAEKARVGVVDRHAMQAESRPILDRLGIGFSPETPVSRLSLGERQLVEIARALSTDARIIVMDEPTTSLSSRETENLFRVIEGLKREGIAIIYISHRMEEVYRLSDRCSVLRDGTYVGTLEQDELDAERLVAMMVGRDISSFYKKAHEPAEANRNVVLRVENMGDGKTVKGCSFDVHRGEVLGVAGLVGSGRTELLRLIYGADPATSGKVVLNGETVTPKSPRDALDKGIAYLTEDRKALGLFLDMSISDNVSMAVAEHDARPGGIRNIAAAAERAKKAIGNLAIRTSSPRQAVGALSGGNQQKVLLARLLEANPKVLMLDEPTRGVDVGAKSEIYRLIDELAKQQDTAIGGDLTAVETGGDLAAFTAWKRGGRHGTFRHGG, from the coding sequence ATGAACAAGAGCGATGAACCTCTCCTGGAGATGACCGACATTTGCAAGACCTTCGGAGGCGTCAAGGCGCTGCAGTCCGTGGCGCTGACCGCCTGGGCCGGTGAGGTGCATGCCCTCATGGGCGAGAACGGCGCGGGAAAGTCCACCCTGATGAAAGTCCTGTCAGGTGCCCTCGCTCCCGACAGCGGTGGCGAAGTGCGCGTCGCGGGCCGCGTGATGCCGACCGGCGATACCCGGCTCTCGAAGGCTCACGGCATCGCCGTCATCTATCAGGAGCTCTCGTTGGCGCCGAACCTGACGGTGGCGCAAAACATATTCCTGGGCGCGGAAAAGGCGCGCGTCGGTGTCGTCGACCGTCACGCCATGCAAGCGGAATCACGGCCGATTCTCGACAGGCTGGGCATCGGCTTTTCTCCCGAGACGCCCGTGAGCCGCTTGTCCCTGGGTGAGCGCCAGCTCGTGGAAATCGCAAGAGCTTTATCCACCGATGCCCGAATCATCGTGATGGACGAGCCGACGACCTCGCTGTCGAGCCGCGAGACCGAAAACCTCTTCAGGGTCATAGAAGGGCTCAAGCGCGAGGGCATCGCGATCATCTACATCTCTCACCGCATGGAAGAGGTCTATCGCCTGTCCGACCGGTGCTCGGTACTACGCGACGGCACCTATGTCGGCACGCTTGAACAGGACGAACTCGATGCCGAACGCCTGGTCGCGATGATGGTCGGGCGCGATATCTCGTCCTTCTACAAGAAGGCGCATGAACCTGCCGAAGCGAATCGCAACGTGGTTCTCCGCGTGGAAAACATGGGGGACGGCAAGACGGTCAAAGGCTGTTCCTTCGATGTGCACAGGGGCGAGGTCCTGGGCGTGGCCGGACTCGTTGGTTCGGGGCGTACCGAGCTGCTGCGCCTGATTTACGGCGCCGACCCCGCCACGAGCGGCAAGGTGGTCCTGAACGGTGAAACCGTAACGCCGAAATCGCCGCGTGATGCCCTCGACAAGGGCATCGCTTACCTCACCGAGGACCGCAAGGCCCTGGGGCTCTTTCTCGACATGTCCATCTCCGACAACGTGAGCATGGCCGTGGCCGAGCACGATGCCCGACCTGGCGGCATCCGCAATATCGCCGCCGCCGCCGAACGGGCGAAGAAGGCGATCGGAAACCTCGCCATTCGTACGTCCTCGCCCAGGCAGGCCGTGGGCGCCCTATCGGGCGGCAACCAGCAGAAAGTGTTGCTGGCACGCTTGCTGGAAGCCAACCCGAAGGTCCTCATGCTCGATGAGCCGACGCGCGGCGTCGATGTGGGTGCAAAGTCCGAAATCTATCGCTTGATAGATGAGCTGGCGAAGCAGCAGGACACCGCCATCGGAGGTGATCTCACCGCCGTCGAAACCGGCGGTGACCTGGCGGCCTTTACAGCGTGGAAACGAGGCGGTCGGCATGGTACATTTCGTCATGGCGGTTGA
- a CDS encoding DeoR/GlpR family DNA-binding transcription regulator: MTIRLDHPYQSLAHKVQCAKPLVRAYDDSQSPMNKQNHSGQFMSEYARQAKIELILQERPFMSVKELTHMLGVSAATIRRDIDKLDEAGLARKVYGGIAAIESAHQRAVALPFSDNRDIAVDAKRAIAREASQRVREGSLIVVHAGSTCFHFGVLIADWNVRILTHSMPLAAYLSEFGSCQLTLGGGDLHREPGILHDPAGDDQTFFASQFFVGALGVGAQGILESHPLLVHFVQHFADRVNEVVLLVDSRKFKESPPLVALPFRRVSHLITDDGLDDNDAKLLESQGVRYTIAKTAGGVDEQER; encoded by the coding sequence GTGACGATCCGGCTCGATCACCCATACCAAAGTCTCGCGCATAAAGTTCAATGCGCAAAACCCCTCGTCCGCGCATATGATGATTCTCAATCACCTATGAACAAGCAGAATCATTCAGGCCAATTCATGAGCGAGTATGCGCGCCAAGCCAAGATCGAGCTGATCCTTCAAGAACGTCCTTTCATGTCGGTGAAAGAGTTAACGCACATGCTGGGCGTTTCGGCGGCCACCATACGCCGCGACATCGACAAGCTGGACGAAGCGGGACTGGCACGCAAGGTGTACGGCGGTATCGCTGCCATCGAGTCGGCGCACCAGCGCGCCGTCGCCCTGCCCTTTTCCGACAACCGCGACATCGCCGTCGACGCCAAGCGGGCCATTGCCCGCGAGGCCAGCCAGCGGGTACGCGAAGGCAGCTTGATCGTCGTTCACGCCGGTTCGACCTGCTTCCACTTCGGCGTGCTCATTGCCGACTGGAACGTGCGCATCCTGACGCACTCGATGCCATTGGCCGCCTATCTGTCCGAGTTCGGAAGCTGCCAGTTGACCTTGGGCGGCGGCGACCTGCATCGCGAGCCGGGGATCCTGCACGATCCGGCCGGCGACGACCAGACCTTCTTCGCTTCGCAGTTCTTTGTCGGCGCCCTCGGGGTCGGCGCGCAGGGCATCCTCGAATCCCATCCGCTGCTTGTCCATTTCGTGCAGCACTTCGCCGACCGGGTCAACGAAGTCGTGCTTCTCGTCGATAGCCGCAAGTTCAAGGAGTCCCCTCCCCTCGTGGCACTGCCCTTCCGGCGTGTGTCGCACCTGATCACCGACGACGGCCTCGACGACAACGATGCAAAGCTGCTGGAGAGCCAAGGCGTTCGCTACACGATCGCCAAGACGGCGGGAGGCGTTGATGAACAAGAGCGATGA
- a CDS encoding TrkH family potassium uptake protein — MPSLTRRHASKAVHAIAPVAKILAVLLLVLALFMLAPLILLTLQGALEARAFALSIGIILAVALPTLVLTRGIPIELRPVQMFILTTLSWVMISSFASLPFILGTPYLSLTNAVFESVSAITTTGSTILVGIDGLTDGLKLWRGMMQWLGGIGIIVMAIAILPFLKVGGMRLFQTESSDWSDKVLPRAGGIAKATGAIYLGFTGIVTISYWLAGMLPLDAIVHAMTTVATGGFANTDASFGAYSNQPQILWLASLFMFCASLPFVIYIRALRETRSALWRDQQVIGLCYLLLVAITILTGYRIAQGTEPFAALTQVTFNVTSIVSTTGYASEDYTTWGALFIVAFFYLTFIGGCSGSTSGGMKIFRFQIGQVMLTNQLRFLVHANGTFPQRYNGRRLPDEVIRGVIAFSFFFFLTIAGLALGLAMLGLDMVSALSGAATAVANVGPGLGDVIGPAGNFASLPDAAKWLLSIGMLMGRLEILTVIVLFTPTFWKK, encoded by the coding sequence TTGCCCAGCCTGACTCGACGGCATGCCTCGAAGGCGGTTCACGCAATCGCCCCGGTCGCGAAAATACTGGCCGTGCTGCTGCTGGTGCTGGCGCTATTCATGTTGGCTCCGCTGATCCTCCTGACCCTGCAGGGCGCTCTGGAAGCCCGGGCGTTCGCGCTGTCGATCGGTATCATCCTGGCGGTTGCATTGCCCACGCTGGTATTGACCCGCGGCATCCCCATCGAGCTGCGCCCCGTCCAGATGTTCATCCTCACTACCCTGAGCTGGGTGATGATCTCCAGCTTCGCCAGCCTGCCCTTCATTCTGGGTACGCCCTATCTCTCCTTGACCAATGCCGTGTTCGAATCCGTTTCCGCCATCACCACGACGGGTTCCACCATCCTGGTCGGCATCGATGGATTGACGGACGGGCTGAAGCTCTGGCGAGGCATGATGCAGTGGCTGGGCGGCATCGGCATCATCGTCATGGCGATCGCCATTCTGCCGTTTTTGAAGGTCGGCGGGATGCGCCTGTTCCAGACGGAGTCCTCCGATTGGTCAGACAAGGTGCTGCCCCGTGCGGGTGGGATCGCCAAGGCGACTGGAGCCATCTACCTGGGCTTCACCGGTATCGTGACGATCTCCTACTGGCTGGCCGGCATGCTTCCCCTCGATGCCATCGTGCATGCCATGACCACGGTCGCCACGGGCGGTTTCGCCAATACCGATGCATCCTTTGGCGCCTATAGCAACCAGCCGCAAATACTCTGGCTGGCTTCGCTGTTCATGTTCTGCGCCTCACTGCCCTTCGTCATCTACATACGCGCGCTGCGCGAGACCCGCAGCGCCCTTTGGCGAGACCAGCAGGTCATCGGCCTCTGTTACCTGCTGCTGGTTGCCATAACGATTCTTACCGGCTACAGGATCGCCCAGGGCACGGAGCCTTTTGCGGCGCTGACCCAGGTCACCTTCAACGTGACTTCCATCGTCAGCACGACGGGTTACGCCTCTGAAGACTATACGACCTGGGGCGCACTGTTCATCGTCGCGTTCTTCTATCTGACCTTTATCGGCGGCTGCAGCGGCTCGACCAGCGGCGGCATGAAGATATTCCGCTTCCAGATCGGCCAGGTCATGCTGACCAATCAGTTGCGTTTTCTGGTGCACGCCAACGGCACCTTTCCCCAACGCTACAATGGGCGGCGCTTGCCGGATGAAGTGATCAGGGGGGTTATCGCGTTCTCGTTCTTCTTCTTCCTGACGATCGCCGGTCTCGCCCTCGGGTTGGCCATGTTGGGACTCGACATGGTATCCGCGCTCTCGGGCGCGGCCACGGCAGTGGCCAACGTCGGTCCCGGGCTCGGCGACGTGATCGGACCGGCCGGAAATTTCGCCTCGCTGCCCGATGCGGCGAAGTGGCTGCTGAGCATTGGAATGCTGATGGGACGCCTGGAGATCCTCACCGTGATCGTGCTGTTCACGCCCACGTTCTGGAAGAAGTAG
- a CDS encoding ISL3 family transposase, which produces MNSTQILTLGLGLEAPWTLKDQHLDTAVSPHRLDLHVEAERGSLYPCPECGKACPAHDFTTRTWRHLNFFQHHCYLHARVPRAKCPEHGIKRVEVPWARPGSDFTLLFEQAAMALVREMPVLAAARLIEITDKRLWRIVHHYVGCMLEQLDLSEVKAVGLDETAAKRGHRYVTVFLDMQRKTEPVLFAVPGRGKATVEAFSDFLAAHQGDPGNVLEVVCDMSPAFLKGVEAQLPNAEVTVDWFHIVQTFTRALDEVRKRERREQPHPKHLRWAVLRNAESDNLTPHQITALQELLADESATADAWIIKEKLRWIQQAPTPRGARWRITHFLNFAREAIADKALLAPVRKALNTLERHADRVIRRWLSALTNARLEGMNSLFQAARSRARGYRNEGYFITMIYLIGSPVGSLLDQAKST; this is translated from the coding sequence ATGAACAGTACGCAGATTCTGACCCTTGGCCTGGGCCTTGAAGCACCTTGGACTCTCAAGGATCAGCACCTGGATACTGCCGTGTCACCTCACCGTCTGGACCTCCATGTCGAAGCCGAGCGAGGTAGTCTTTACCCCTGCCCTGAGTGCGGCAAGGCCTGTCCTGCGCATGACTTCACCACCAGGACCTGGCGCCATCTGAACTTCTTTCAGCATCACTGTTACCTGCATGCTCGGGTGCCCCGCGCCAAGTGTCCCGAACATGGCATCAAACGTGTCGAGGTGCCCTGGGCGCGTCCCGGGAGCGACTTCACCCTGCTGTTCGAGCAGGCCGCCATGGCCCTGGTCCGGGAGATGCCGGTGCTGGCCGCCGCCCGCCTGATCGAGATCACCGACAAGCGTCTGTGGCGCATCGTGCATCACTATGTCGGTTGCATGCTCGAGCAACTCGATTTATCCGAGGTCAAGGCCGTGGGCTTGGATGAAACCGCGGCCAAGCGCGGCCATCGTTACGTCACCGTGTTCCTCGACATGCAGCGCAAGACCGAGCCCGTGCTCTTCGCCGTGCCGGGCCGTGGCAAGGCCACGGTCGAGGCCTTCAGCGACTTCCTGGCCGCGCATCAGGGCGATCCCGGCAACGTGCTGGAGGTGGTCTGCGACATGTCGCCGGCGTTCCTCAAGGGTGTGGAAGCGCAGTTACCCAACGCCGAGGTCACCGTTGACTGGTTTCATATCGTGCAGACCTTCACGCGCGCCCTGGATGAGGTCAGAAAGCGTGAGCGGCGCGAACAGCCACACCCCAAGCACCTGCGCTGGGCCGTCCTGCGCAACGCGGAATCCGACAACCTGACGCCCCACCAGATCACCGCCTTGCAGGAACTGCTGGCTGACGAAAGCGCCACGGCCGATGCCTGGATCATCAAGGAGAAGCTGCGCTGGATTCAGCAGGCGCCCACCCCTCGCGGGGCCCGCTGGCGGATCACCCACTTCCTTAATTTCGCCCGGGAGGCGATCGCGGACAAGGCCCTGTTGGCGCCGGTCAGGAAGGCGTTGAACACCCTGGAACGGCATGCCGACCGGGTCATTCGGCGCTGGCTATCGGCGCTGACCAATGCACGACTGGAAGGGATGAACAGCTTGTTTCAAGCCGCCCGATCACGGGCTCGCGGGTACCGCAACGAGGGCTACTTCATCACCATGATCTATCTGATTGGCAGCCCGGTGGGGAGCCTGCTGGATCAGGCCAAATCCACATGA
- a CDS encoding glycosyltransferase family 2 protein, with protein MNSQPEACPRVSIVIPSYNRWPHVCEAIDSVIKQDYENIECIVVDDASTDGSFKKIAQHYSSEEKVSVRELSKNAGQSAARNFGARLATGELLCFLDSDDLLLEGSIKYRASAYIETQNYKEIVVGGNITSENKTLTLPSPKERLDAISLNEYLSDRGWIHTNTIMMPTQEFLKLKGFKENLRQKEDIEFFIRALCHMKTRYCGYATSQMRSVDHHRARHDYEHIAKQGYGFLNAIKSNQLLKERVSPKILSDFLKLNLNSYLNALYKLKRYSEFRSELVKARKNGDIKITKKIAKRYMVSLVK; from the coding sequence ATGAATAGCCAACCTGAAGCTTGCCCACGAGTCTCCATTGTCATTCCCAGCTACAACCGCTGGCCACATGTATGCGAAGCAATCGATAGTGTTATCAAACAGGACTATGAAAACATAGAGTGCATCGTTGTCGATGATGCATCCACCGATGGTAGCTTCAAGAAAATAGCACAGCACTACTCTTCCGAGGAAAAGGTATCCGTAAGAGAATTATCTAAAAATGCGGGGCAATCTGCTGCTAGAAATTTTGGAGCGCGGCTGGCTACTGGGGAACTGCTATGCTTTCTCGACTCAGACGACCTTCTTCTTGAAGGCTCTATAAAATATAGAGCCTCAGCATACATAGAGACCCAAAATTACAAGGAAATCGTTGTTGGGGGAAACATCACCTCAGAGAACAAGACCCTAACATTGCCCTCACCGAAAGAAAGATTGGACGCAATTTCTCTGAACGAATACCTCTCCGACCGGGGATGGATTCATACCAATACGATAATGATGCCCACACAGGAATTCTTAAAACTCAAGGGCTTTAAAGAAAACTTGCGACAAAAAGAAGATATCGAATTTTTTATTCGCGCCCTTTGCCACATGAAAACTCGATACTGTGGCTATGCTACTTCTCAGATGCGATCAGTTGATCATCACCGTGCAAGACACGATTATGAACATATAGCCAAGCAAGGTTACGGCTTTTTAAACGCAATAAAATCAAATCAACTGCTTAAAGAGCGAGTCTCGCCAAAAATACTGTCCGATTTTTTAAAGCTAAACCTAAACTCCTACTTAAACGCCCTGTACAAGCTTAAAAGATACTCCGAATTTCGTAGCGAGCTTGTAAAGGCCAGGAAAAACGGCGATATAAAAATAACAAAAAAAATTGCAAAGAGATATATGGTATCTCTTGTCAAATAG
- a CDS encoding helix-turn-helix domain-containing protein, whose translation MAIALRMARAACQLTQQELASALGVTKTVIARNEKPDMAMRADTLVRLIYVMREHGVEIDVFSTLDSVRLYTTGEHLDATAMRVARAALNLNQQAFADTLGLTKPIVTRGERPSSIMRSDVMVTMRHELNQRGIQIDWIPIVQDLTVTVRPRAVAAIDALQQGEALPGEPNEELIPTSLAEKLRGETTASHRVEKRQRHTDRE comes from the coding sequence TTGGCCATCGCCCTGCGCATGGCGCGTGCGGCCTGCCAACTGACCCAACAAGAGCTGGCCTCCGCGTTGGGGGTGACCAAAACCGTGATCGCTCGCAACGAAAAACCCGATATGGCGATGCGTGCCGATACCTTGGTGCGGCTGATCTACGTCATGCGCGAGCACGGCGTCGAGATCGATGTGTTCAGCACCCTGGACAGCGTAAGGCTGTACACCACCGGGGAGCATCTCGATGCCACCGCCATGCGGGTCGCCCGTGCCGCGCTCAATCTGAACCAACAGGCGTTTGCCGACACCCTCGGACTGACCAAGCCGATCGTTACCCGCGGCGAGCGTCCCTCCAGCATCATGCGCTCCGATGTCATGGTCACGATGCGCCATGAGCTGAATCAGCGTGGCATCCAGATCGACTGGATACCCATCGTTCAGGATCTGACGGTGACGGTGCGTCCGCGCGCGGTGGCAGCCATCGACGCCCTGCAACAAGGTGAGGCGCTACCCGGCGAACCGAACGAGGAACTAATACCGACCTCACTGGCCGAAAAGCTGCGTGGTGAGACCACGGCGAGCCATCGGGTCGAAAAGCGTCAAAGACACACCGATAGGGAGTAA
- a CDS encoding ion transporter, giving the protein MSSLRPAKAGLRTKLFQVIFESDSRLAKGFDVVLILMILASVAVVMLDSVEGYRGAFGTLFYEAEWVFTLLFTLELAARLYCLERPLKYLTSFYGVVDLLSILPTWLALLLPWGQSLLVVRLLRVLRIFRVLRLMQFVGEGRLLIDALKRSWHQILLFLFAVLMIVIIFSSVVYLIEPPEAGFTNIPTAVYWGVVTLTTVGYGDITPVTPLGQFLSMVVMLVGYSIIAVPTGVFSAEVIRSLREQRYSNEACPGCGLDHHDHDARYCRRCGTWLDEETEDPRLSAREDTDT; this is encoded by the coding sequence TTGTCTTCTTTACGACCTGCCAAGGCAGGCCTGCGCACGAAGCTATTTCAGGTCATCTTCGAGTCGGACAGCCGCCTGGCCAAGGGCTTCGATGTCGTACTGATCCTGATGATCCTGGCCAGCGTGGCCGTGGTCATGCTGGATAGCGTCGAAGGCTATCGCGGTGCGTTCGGCACGCTCTTCTACGAGGCGGAGTGGGTCTTCACGCTACTGTTCACGCTGGAACTGGCGGCCCGCCTGTACTGCCTGGAGCGGCCCCTCAAGTACCTGACGTCGTTTTACGGCGTGGTCGACCTGCTGTCGATCCTGCCCACCTGGCTAGCCCTGCTGCTCCCCTGGGGCCAGTCGCTGCTGGTGGTGAGGCTGCTGCGTGTGCTGCGCATCTTCCGCGTGCTGCGGCTGATGCAGTTCGTCGGCGAGGGCCGGCTGCTGATCGATGCCCTGAAGAGAAGCTGGCATCAGATATTGCTGTTCCTGTTCGCCGTGCTGATGATCGTGATTATCTTCAGCAGCGTAGTGTATCTGATCGAGCCCCCCGAAGCGGGCTTCACCAATATCCCCACAGCGGTCTACTGGGGCGTGGTCACCCTGACCACGGTGGGCTATGGCGATATCACCCCGGTCACCCCGCTGGGGCAGTTCCTCTCGATGGTGGTCATGCTGGTCGGTTACTCGATCATCGCCGTGCCCACCGGGGTGTTCTCCGCCGAGGTGATTCGTTCGCTGCGCGAACAGCGCTACTCCAACGAGGCCTGCCCCGGCTGCGGCCTCGACCACCACGATCACGACGCCCGCTACTGCCGGCGCTGCGGCACCTGGCTCGACGAGGAGACCGAGGATCCGCGCCTCTCCGCCCGGGAAGACACGGACACCTGA